From the Micromonospora echinospora genome, the window CTACCGGTCCCACCGCCTGGTTCGACCACCGGACGGGCGTTGTCGATAATGGACGTTGCCACCCTGACGATGTTGAGGCAGGCTCGTTCTGCCGCACGGGAACTGGCCTGGGCGCAGATGGTCGAGAACCGTGGGAGCCCGCCCGGGACAGCGGGCCGATGCCCACTGTGCTTGACGGCCAGACAGGCACGTTGCCACCCTTGGCACCTAGGGGCACGAGGAGCTTTTCATGGGTGACACCAGACTCAAGAACGGCAGCCTCACGGTAGCTCCCTCGCACCTGGAAAAGATGGCGCGCCTGTTCCGGGCCCCGGTCATCGCGTCGCTTTCCACAGTGAGTCCAGCCGGGCAGCCGCAGTCCAGTCCCCTGTGGGTCAAATTCGACGATGGCCAGCTCCTGTTCTCCACAGCGGCGAACCGGCTGAAGGTCCGCTACATGCTGATCAATCCCCGGGTGAGCCTTCTGGCGTGGGATCCGGAGGTCCCGGGCAGCTACATCGAAGTACGCGGCACTGCCTCGATGTCGCCTGAGGGTGCGATGGAGTTGATCGACGAACTGTCGCTCGCTTACCGCGGCACGCACTGGGTCCCCCAGCCGGGCGAGACGCGGGTCTTGGTTCGGGTGAACCCGACGAAGACCTTCTCGCGGGCCTGACGTCCGCTCCACAAGGCACCGTCACCGCACAGGAAGGGCACGTGCGGCGGCCGGCCTGACGTCCACTCCACAGGCAACGCCGCCATACGAGGAGGGCACGTGCGACGCACGATAAGAGCAGTGCTGTTTGATGTCGACGACACGCTCATCGACTACGCAGGTGCGGAGTATGACGGGATCGTCAGTTACCTCCGCTCTCTAGGGGTGGAGGTCGATATCAATGTTGCAGCGGCCAGGTTCGGGGAGCTGCAGGAGTTTCACTTCAAGCGCTTCCTCGCCGGCCGAACCGACTACGTGGGGCAGGCGCGCTCGCTCGCAAAGGACATGATTGCCTGGATGAAAGTGCGCTCGACGGGTGATCCGTACCGCTGGTTCCTGGGTTATCGCGAGCGTTACGAAGCGTCGCTGCGGCTCTTCCCCGATGTCCTTGATGGGCTCGCCTCGCTGGGCAACGTGCCCTTGGGAATCGTGAGCAACAGCGACACCGCCTTTTCGCGGGTCAAGCTCCAGCGGGTCGGCCTGCTCTCCCGGTTCAACTGTGTTGTCGGCGTCGACGCGGCGGGCGTGTCGAAACCGCACCCCCGCATCTTCCACACGGGCTGCGCGGCGTTGGGGTACCCACCGGCTGTGACCGCGTATGTGGGCGACAACAAGCTTGGAGACGCAGTTGCTGCCGACGCGGCCGGCCTGCTTGGTGTGTGGGTCAACAGGTCCGGTGCCGGTGGAGACGGGCTGACCGACCTCCGGCAGCTAGCTGCGACGCTGGAGCTGGATTCCGGCCCGGCCGCAACGCCTCCGCAACGACAAGGTCGGCCGGATTGGCGGAAACCGCTCGCGCCACACTCCGTTTGACGTCGCTGTCGAGCAGTTCCGCCCAGTTGCCGGAGACAGAGATGATTGGAGAACCCGCCATGGATGATCCCCCATCCCCGAAAGACCGCCCCAGGAGCTTTCGTGAATACCTGGGCCGTCTGGATGAGCTCGGAGACCTGCGGAGGATCGAGTGGGAGGTGGACACTGCGTTCGAAATCGGCGCGGTCACACGCCACAGCAGCGAGGTCTGCGCACCGGTTCCGCTGTTCACCAACATTCGCGGACACAGCGGGTATCGCATGGCGGGGGCGCCCCTCGCTTACAGTTCCTCCGCCGAAACCCGGATGGCCCGGGTAGCGATCGCACTCGGGCTGCCTCCGACGACCCCCGGCGGACGCATCGTCGAAGTACTCGCTGCGGCGATGCACCGGGAGCCCATCGCACCAGTTGTCGTGGACGACGCGCCGTGCCAGGAGAATGTGCTGGTCGGCGATGCGGCGGACCTGACGGGTCTACCGAGCCCGTTGCTGCATGTCGGAGACGGTGGCCCTTATGTCAACACCATAGGCATCTTCGTGGTCGCCAGCCCGGACCGGAAATGGACGAACTGGTCGGTCGCCCGGGCGATGCTGATCGACGGCAAGCGGATGACCGGCATCGTCAGTGCCAACCAGCACAACAACGTGATCCGTCGGATGTGGCAGCAACGCGGTGAGCCGATGCCGTTCGCACTTGTTCAGGGCCCCGAGCCAAGCGCGATGTTCGTCGGCGGTATGCCGCTGCCCGACGGGGTGGACGAAGCAGGTTTCCTCGGTGGACTGTTCGGCGAGCCGATGAAGACCGTGCGCTGCAAGACCGTGGATCTCGAGGTTCCCGCATCTGCCGAGCTGGTCATCGAGGGCTACCTGGCCAACGATGAGACCTGGCTTGAGGGGCCTACTGGCGAATACCACGGATATCTGCCGAATGTACGCAAACAGCGCCCCGTGTACCACGTCACCGCGATCACTCACCGGGACGAGCCGATCCTTCCCGTCGTCTGCGCTGGCAAACCGGTTGACGAGGACCACACGATCTGCGGCCCCGGAATCGCAGCTGTCCTGCTGGAGGAGTTGCGTCGCGTCAACCTGCCAGCCATGTCAGCCTGGGTCGTCCCAGAAAGCGCCTGCACCCTGCTGGCCGTTCGCGTCTCTCCGGACTGGGCGCAGCTCACGGGGCTGACCTCGATCGACCTCGCGCGACGCATCCTCGATGTCTGTAAGGCTCCGGACGCCGCTCACGCCGGATGGTGGATCAACAGGCTGATGGTCGTCGACCACGACATCGACCTCACCGACATGCGCGACCTGCTCTGGGCCTGGTCCACCCGGTGCCATCCGGTCACCGGCCGGGTGATCGTCATGGACCAGCCGATCCCGGCCGGCGTCGTGTTCTATTCGGACGCGGAACGCAGCGCGGCACGCGGTCCGGTCGAAGTGTTGGACTGCCTACTGCCCATCGGAGACAAAGCGCCGCGCAGCACCGCCTTCTCCGTCAACTTTCCCCCGGACCTGCAGCGGCGGGTGCTACAGAGGTTGACCGACTGACGCCCGCCTGGCCCGGTCAGGGCAGGCGGCCCTGTTCGACGAGGCGGCCGAACTTCCGCAGCGCCCCGGTCAGGCTGACCTTCGAGCCGGGCCAGAGCACCGGCCAGGCGACCCGCCCGGCCGCGCCACCGGGCAGGTGGAACCACTCGTGCCACACCACCTGGGTCCGGCCGCCCTGCATCGGGGTGCAGCGCAGCACGCCAGGGCCGCGCAGCAGCCGCCCGCAGTGCACCACACCCACCTCGTACGGCGCGTCGACCCGGACCACCCGCATCTCGTCGCGGAGCGCGGCAGGCCCGATCGCGGTGACCGCCTCGATCAGGCTCCCCTCGCCGCCGTCCCCCTCGACGACGCGAACCCTGGTGAACGGGATCCACTCCGACTGGCGTTCCCACGCGGTGAAGGCGGCGAAGACCCGCTCGGCGGGCGCGTCGACGATCACCGTCGCGGTGACCTCGCCGGCGCCGGGCTGGGCGGCCTCCCGCAGCTCCTCCGAGCCTCCCGGTGCGCTCACGCCGTCTCCGACCGTACGACCGCGTCGGGTTGGCCGGCCGGGCGGCGGTCCGTTCCGGCGTCGTCCGTGTCGCCGGCCTCCTCCGTGCCCCCACCGGCGTCGGGGGTGGTGGCGGTGTCGGCCGGGGAGTCCGCGTCGGCCGGCACGGGACCGGCGGGCGGGGTGCCGTCGGCGGCGACCGGGGCACCGGCCAGGGAAGCCAGTCGGGTGTCCCGCAGTTCGTCGGCCTCGGCCGTACGTCCCTCCCGCAAGGCGGCGACCTCCGCTTCCAGCACCCCGATCAACTCGGACTTGTACCCGATGTCGTAGGCCGCCCGGCGCAACGCCTGGTCGACCTGGTCCATCCGGTACCCCCGCAGTGCGGTGTCGAAACGAACCCCGCCGATGTCCGGCTCGGCGAGCGGACGACCGCCGGGCAGCGGCACCGCCCGACCGTCCGGCTCGACCGGGACCAGGCCCGGATCACGACCGGTGACCAGAACCGTCACACCGAACACCACCGCCGCGACGGTCAACGCCACGACCAGCAGGAGCAGAAGCTGACCCATGCACAGATCGTGGCATGACGATCGCCGTCGGGCGACCCCCGGACCACATCGTGCCGTCGATCAACCCGGACGGGGACCTCGGCACGCCGGCATGCGGCGGACCGGCTAGCGTCGGCACGGTCGGTTACGGGCGGGGTTCGGGAGGCGACATGGCCAGGACGCTGCGGCTCGGTGCGCGTACGTTCGCCCCGGGCGAGCTGGTGGTGATGGCGATCGTCAACCGCACCCCGGACTCGTTCTTCGACCGGGGCGCGACCTACGCCGCCGACAGTGCCCTGCGGGCCGTGGAGCGGGCGGTAGCCGAGGGCGCCGAGATCATCGACATCGGCGGGGTGAAGGCCGGCCCCGGCGACGAGGTGGACGTCGCCGAGGAGATCCGCCGTACGGTCGACACCATCGCCGCCGTCCGCCGCGCCTTCCCGGACGTGGTCATCTCGATCGACACCTGGCGGGCCGAGGTGGCGGTGGAGGCGGTGGCCGCCGGGGCGGACCTGCTCAACGACACCTGGTCCGGGGCGGATCCGGCGTTGGCCCGGGTCGCCGCCGAGACCGGCGCGGGACTGGTCTGCTCGCACGCCGGTGGGCTGGCGCCGCGCACCCGGCCGCATCGGGCCGCCTTCGAGGACGTGGTGGCCGACGTGCTGACCACGGTGACCGGGCTGGCCGACCGGGCGGTGGCGCTCGGGGTGCGTGCCGACGGCATCCTCATCGACCCGGCGCACGACTTCGGCAAGAACACCCGTCACTCGCTGGAGATCACCCGACGGCTCGACGAGCTGGCCGGGACCGGGTGGCCGCTGCTGGTCGCCCTGTCGAACAAGGACTTCGTCGGCGAGACCCTCGACCTGCCGGTGGCCGAACGGCTGGAGGGGACGCTCGCCGCCACCGCCGTGTCGGCCTGGCTGGGCGCGCGGGTGTTCCGGGCGCACCAGGTGCGACAGACCCGGCGGGTGCTGGACATGGTGGCCTCGATCCGGGGGGACCGCCCGCCCACCCTCACCCGACGCGGCCTGGCCTGAGCCGGACCGCGCGGCCGGTCGCCGGTCAGGTCCAGCGCAGAATGTTCCGCCGCCAGGCGTAGAGGATGCCGAGCGCCAGCACGGCCACGAAGATGCCCATCTCGGCGACGGTGACCAGGCCGAATCCGGGCCGGTCGAAGACCACCGCCCAGGGGAAGAGGAAGACCGCCTCGACGGCGAAGAGCACGTACAGGTACGCGTAGACGTAGTAGCGGATCTGCATCTGGGCCCAGTCGCCGCCCACCGGGTCGAGGCCGCACTCATAGCTGGCGCGCTTGCCCGGGGGATCAGCCGGACGGGCGGGACGTAACACCCGATTGGCGGAGAACGCCACTACGAAGAAGAGGACGCTCGCGGCCAGCAACAGCCCGAGCGTCGCGTACGAGCCCAGGTATCCACCCACGATCCGACAGCCTACCGGCCACCCGCCGACCGAACCCGTTACGCAACTGTTTCCCCGAGGAACAGTGTCGTGCGACAACTGTTACCGAATAATGAACCCTCACCCACTGTGACCGGAGGAGAGATGACGCGCCCCGACGCACGCCCCGGTGAGCGCCTCCGTCACCGATGGGTGGTGGCCGCGCTGTCGGTCTCGCTGACCGTCGGCGGAGCCGCCGCGGCGGCCGTGTCCCCGCGCCTGGCCACCGCCGCACCGGTCTCCGCCGGGCAGGCGTACGCGCCGGTCACCGAGCCGGTCGAGAACGGCGACCCGGAGCCGCCGACGGATCCACCCGCCCCGACCGAGCCGGCGCCCACCACCGCGCCGCCGACCGAGGAGCCGCCGGGCGAGACGCCACCGCCGCCGACCACCGCCGCACCCGATCCACTACCCACGGTTACCACTGCCGGACCCCTGCCCACCGCCACCCGGACCTCGACGCCCCCGCCCCTGCCGACCCACTCCGCGCCGACGGCGTCCGCCCCGGGCCAGCCGGCCCCCGCCCGGCTCGGCGTCCGGGTCACCACCGGGGACGTCCACCTGACCGCCGGGTACTGGAACGCGACGAGCACCACGGCCACCCTCCGGGTCACCGTGACCAACACCGGCGGCGTGACCGGCCAGCTCGGTCTGGCGTACACCCTGCCGGCGGGGGTCACCGACGCCGGCACGCCGGGGTGCGCGCCGGCCGGTGACCGCAGCTACCGGTGCGGTGCATGGACGACCGCGCCGGGCGCGCGGTTCAGCAGCGTGATCCGGGTCCGGGTCAGCGGGGACGCCTGGCGGCAGATGCCGCTCGGCGGCACCGTCTCGGTCACCGCGACCGCGCCGGACGAGGCTGGTCCGGTCCGCGACGACGAGGGCTTCGTGGTCCTCTTCCCGCCCGGCCCGCCGGTGCCCGGCATCGCGCTGGAGACCGACGAGGTGGCCTTCGACATCGGTGGCGGGCCGAGCACGCTGGAGGTCCGGCTCGGCAACACCGGCGCGGTGGACGCGGCCGGCCTGGTCGAGGTGGTCCTGCCCGACGGCGTGAGCGTGACCGGACCACCGGACGGCTGCACGTCCCAACCGGCCACCGGGCGCACCCGGTGCGACACGGGGACGGTGGCGGCCGGCCGGACGGCCGTCCTGCGGCTGCCGGTGGTCGCGACCCCGGAGGCGCAGCGTCGGGCACCGCTCTCCGGGGGCGCGGTCGGCCAACTCGACCCGCGCCACGGCCAGAGCCTCCGGGTGCAGATGAGCTTCCGGATCACCGCCGCCGCCGCGCTGACCCCGGTGGCCGGGGTGCCCCAGCCGACCGGCTCGCAGGGCGTCCTCACCGGTTCGACCAGAGGTTCGGGCCCGGACGACGGATTGAGTTCGGCGCAGCAGACGGCGATCATCCTCATCGTCGTCTCCGGTCTTCTGGTGGCTCTCGCGCTGACGCTGGCGACCACGTCACTGCGTCGACGGTCGACCGGACCGCCGGGTGGGGCGACCGGAACCGGCGACAGCTCCAAGTGATCTTCGTCGATCGAGTGACGGATGCCCGACCGGTGATTTCGATTACGGCCCTAGCCCCAAAACCCCGCAAAACCGTACAATTTGCGGGGTGAGACGGTCCCATTCGACGGACCTCGGGCCCGGTGGGACCCCCTGCCCGACGTAGGCTCCTAGGTGTTGAGCGGAGCGGGTCGCATCGGTTTCCCGAAGGGCCCGCCCCAGCAGTGCGTCCAAGGAGGTCAGGTGGCCGGGCAAGGCGAGGCCAGCATCAGGTTCGGCCGCCCGGGCGACCGGACCGCGCGAAACGAGGTGCAGGCGTGACCAAGCAGATCCGCCAACTCGACCGGGTGGTCATCCGGTTCGCCGGTGACTCCGGTGACGGCATGCAACTCACCGGCGACCGGTTCACCTCGGAGACGGCCCAGCTCGGCAACGACATCTCCACGTTGCCGAACTTCCCCGCCGAGATCCGGGCCCCCGCCGGCACCCTGCCCGGGGTGTCCAGCTTCCAGGTGCACTTCGCCGACTACGACATCCTCACCCCGGGTGACGCGCCGAACGTGCTGGTCGCGATGAACCCCGCCGCCCTCAAGGCCAACCTGCACGACCTGCCCCGGGGCGCGGACATCATCGTCAACACCGACGAGTTCACCAAGCGCAACCTGGCCAAGGTCGGCTACCAGGCCAACCCGCTGGAGGACGACACCCTGGCCGGCTGGGTGGTGCACCCGGTCGCGCTCACCTCGATGACGGTCGGCGCGCTCGCCGACCAGGCGGTCTCGAAGAAGGACGCCGAGCGGGCCAAGAACATGTTCGCCCTCGGCCTGCTCTCCTGGATGTACTCCCGGCCATACGACTCCACGCTGCGGTTCCTGGAGCGCAAGTTCGCCAAGCGGCCCGAGCTGGTCGCCGCGAACATCGCCGCCTTCAAGGCCGGCTGGAACTTCGGCGAGACCACCGACTCCTTCTCCGTGCGGTACGAAGTCAAGCCGGCGAAGATGCAGCCCGGCACCTACCGCAACATCACCGGCAACGCCGCCCTCTCGCTGGGGCTGGTCGCCGCCGGGGTCCGCTCGGGGCTGCCGGTCTTCCTCGGGGCCTACCCGATCACCCCGGCCTCGGACATCCTGCACGAGCTGAGCAAGCACAAGCGCTTCGGCGTGGTCACCATGCAGGCCGAGGACGAGATCGCGGCGGTGGGCGCGGCGCTCGGCGCGTCGTACGGCGGCGCGCTCGGCATCACCACCACCAGCGGTCCGGGCGTCGCGCTCAAGAGCGAGACGATCTCCCTCGCGGTGGCGCTGGAGCTGCCCCTGGTCATCGTCGACGTGCAGCGGGCCGGCCCGTCCACCGGCATGCCCACCAAGACCGAGCAGGCCGACCTGAACATGGCCCTATACGGCCGGCACGGCGAAGCCCCGGTCGCGGTGATCGCCCCGAAGTCGCCCTCGGACTGCTTCCACGCGGCCATCGAGGCCGCCCGGATCGCGCTGACCTACCGCACCCCGGTGCTGCTGCTCTCCGACAACTACGTCGCCAACGGCTCCGA encodes:
- a CDS encoding 2-oxoacid:acceptor oxidoreductase subunit alpha, whose product is MTKQIRQLDRVVIRFAGDSGDGMQLTGDRFTSETAQLGNDISTLPNFPAEIRAPAGTLPGVSSFQVHFADYDILTPGDAPNVLVAMNPAALKANLHDLPRGADIIVNTDEFTKRNLAKVGYQANPLEDDTLAGWVVHPVALTSMTVGALADQAVSKKDAERAKNMFALGLLSWMYSRPYDSTLRFLERKFAKRPELVAANIAAFKAGWNFGETTDSFSVRYEVKPAKMQPGTYRNITGNAALSLGLVAAGVRSGLPVFLGAYPITPASDILHELSKHKRFGVVTMQAEDEIAAVGAALGASYGGALGITTTSGPGVALKSETISLAVALELPLVIVDVQRAGPSTGMPTKTEQADLNMALYGRHGEAPVAVIAPKSPSDCFHAAIEAARIALTYRTPVLLLSDNYVANGSEPWLLPEVDSLPDLRVEFATEPNGEDGKSFLPYLRDPETLARPWAIPGTPGLEHRIGGLEKADKTGDISYDPTNHDFMVRTRAARIETIPVPDVEVEDPDGDARVLVLGWGSTYGPIGAACRGLRQRGLSVAQAHLRHLAPMPANLGTVLRSYDRVVIPEMNLGQLAQVIRGRYLVDAIAYNQVRGLPFTAAELETMLEEVLKNV
- a CDS encoding SRPBCC family protein; its protein translation is MSAPGGSEELREAAQPGAGEVTATVIVDAPAERVFAAFTAWERQSEWIPFTRVRVVEGDGGEGSLIEAVTAIGPAALRDEMRVVRVDAPYEVGVVHCGRLLRGPGVLRCTPMQGGRTQVVWHEWFHLPGGAAGRVAWPVLWPGSKVSLTGALRKFGRLVEQGRLP
- the folP gene encoding dihydropteroate synthase, whose amino-acid sequence is MARTLRLGARTFAPGELVVMAIVNRTPDSFFDRGATYAADSALRAVERAVAEGAEIIDIGGVKAGPGDEVDVAEEIRRTVDTIAAVRRAFPDVVISIDTWRAEVAVEAVAAGADLLNDTWSGADPALARVAAETGAGLVCSHAGGLAPRTRPHRAAFEDVVADVLTTVTGLADRAVALGVRADGILIDPAHDFGKNTRHSLEITRRLDELAGTGWPLLVALSNKDFVGETLDLPVAERLEGTLAATAVSAWLGARVFRAHQVRQTRRVLDMVASIRGDRPPTLTRRGLA
- the ndhC gene encoding NADH-quinone oxidoreductase subunit A; this encodes MGGYLGSYATLGLLLAASVLFFVVAFSANRVLRPARPADPPGKRASYECGLDPVGGDWAQMQIRYYVYAYLYVLFAVEAVFLFPWAVVFDRPGFGLVTVAEMGIFVAVLALGILYAWRRNILRWT
- a CDS encoding PPOX class F420-dependent oxidoreductase, with protein sequence MGDTRLKNGSLTVAPSHLEKMARLFRAPVIASLSTVSPAGQPQSSPLWVKFDDGQLLFSTAANRLKVRYMLINPRVSLLAWDPEVPGSYIEVRGTASMSPEGAMELIDELSLAYRGTHWVPQPGETRVLVRVNPTKTFSRA
- a CDS encoding HAD family hydrolase, translated to MRRTIRAVLFDVDDTLIDYAGAEYDGIVSYLRSLGVEVDINVAAARFGELQEFHFKRFLAGRTDYVGQARSLAKDMIAWMKVRSTGDPYRWFLGYRERYEASLRLFPDVLDGLASLGNVPLGIVSNSDTAFSRVKLQRVGLLSRFNCVVGVDAAGVSKPHPRIFHTGCAALGYPPAVTAYVGDNKLGDAVAADAAGLLGVWVNRSGAGGDGLTDLRQLAATLELDSGPAATPPQRQGRPDWRKPLAPHSV
- a CDS encoding DivIVA domain-containing protein, with the protein product MGQLLLLLVVALTVAAVVFGVTVLVTGRDPGLVPVEPDGRAVPLPGGRPLAEPDIGGVRFDTALRGYRMDQVDQALRRAAYDIGYKSELIGVLEAEVAALREGRTAEADELRDTRLASLAGAPVAADGTPPAGPVPADADSPADTATTPDAGGGTEEAGDTDDAGTDRRPAGQPDAVVRSETA
- a CDS encoding UbiD family decarboxylase; the protein is MDDPPSPKDRPRSFREYLGRLDELGDLRRIEWEVDTAFEIGAVTRHSSEVCAPVPLFTNIRGHSGYRMAGAPLAYSSSAETRMARVAIALGLPPTTPGGRIVEVLAAAMHREPIAPVVVDDAPCQENVLVGDAADLTGLPSPLLHVGDGGPYVNTIGIFVVASPDRKWTNWSVARAMLIDGKRMTGIVSANQHNNVIRRMWQQRGEPMPFALVQGPEPSAMFVGGMPLPDGVDEAGFLGGLFGEPMKTVRCKTVDLEVPASAELVIEGYLANDETWLEGPTGEYHGYLPNVRKQRPVYHVTAITHRDEPILPVVCAGKPVDEDHTICGPGIAAVLLEELRRVNLPAMSAWVVPESACTLLAVRVSPDWAQLTGLTSIDLARRILDVCKAPDAAHAGWWINRLMVVDHDIDLTDMRDLLWAWSTRCHPVTGRVIVMDQPIPAGVVFYSDAERSAARGPVEVLDCLLPIGDKAPRSTAFSVNFPPDLQRRVLQRLTD